From the Lycium ferocissimum isolate CSIRO_LF1 unplaced genomic scaffold, AGI_CSIRO_Lferr_CH_V1 ctg653, whole genome shotgun sequence genome, one window contains:
- the LOC132045342 gene encoding cell division control protein 2 homolog D: MEVGKKSSSAMEAFEKLEKVGEGTYGKVYRARDRVTGNIVALKKTRLHEDEEGVPPTTLREISLLRMLSRDPHIVRLMDVKQGLNKEGKTVLYLVFEYMDTDVKKFIRTFRAKGETIPPKIVKSLMYQLCKGVAFCHGHGVLHRDLKPHNLLMDRKTNVLKLADFGLGRAYTLPIKKYTHEILTLWYRAPEVLLGATHYSTAVDMWSVGCIFAELVTNQALFPGDSELQQLLHIFRLLGTPNEELWPGVSKLVNWHEYPQWKPQPLSTVVPGLDEDGFHLLNEMLHYEPSKRISAKKAMEHPYFDDLDKTPL, from the exons ATGGAGGTTGGTAAAAAGAGTTCATCGGCGATGGAGGCATTTGAGAAGCTTGAGAAGGTGGGTGAGGGTACTTATGGGAAGGTGTACAGAGCGAGAGATAGGGTTACTGGTAACATTGTAGCGCTCAAGAAGACCAGGCTTCACGAGGACGAAGAAGGTGTTCCTCCAACTACTCTCCGTGAGATCTCACTCCTCCGAATGCTCTCTAGAGATCCTCACATTGTCAG ACTGATGGATGTTAAACAAGGCCTCAACAAAGAAGGAAAGACCGTTCTTTATTTGGTGTTTGAGTACATGGATACTGATGTCAAGAAATTTATTCGTACTTTCCGCGCAAAGGGTGAAACCATTCCCCCTAAAATTGTTAAG AGTTTGATGTACCAGCTCTGCAAAGGGGTTGCTTTCTGTCATGGCCATGGTGTCTTACACAG GGATCTGAAACCACACAATCTTCTGATGGACCGTAAGACAAATGTGCTCAAATTAGCAGATTTTGGGCTTGGCAGAGCTTATACTCTGCCCATCAAGAAGTATACCCATGAG ATATTAACCCTGTGGTATAGAGCCCCTGAGGTTCTTCTTGGAGCTACTCATTACTCCACAGCAGTTGACATGTGGTCCGTTGGTTGTATATTTG CTGAACTTGTCACAAACCAAGCCCTCTTCCCAGGAGACTCTGAGCTGCAACAGCTGCTACACATTTTCAG GTTGCTAGGTACTCCTAACGAAGAACTCTGGCCCGGGGTGAGCAAGTTAGTTAACTGGCATGAATACCCCCAGTGGAAACCACAGCCACTCTCAACTGTTGTACCTGGTCTAGATGAAGATGGGTTTCACCTTCTCAAT GAGATGCTGCACTATGAGCCGTCTAAGAGGATTTCAGCAAAGAAAGCTATGGAGCATCCCTATTTTGATGATCTCGACAAGACTCCTCTCTGA
- the LOC132045340 gene encoding protein FAR1-RELATED SEQUENCE 5-like: MESEPLNLENDGLEFDVGSGEEEEEEDDCGLDLGPCSDKSEPYEGMEFESEQAARIFYNSYARRVGFGTRVSAYRRSRRDNSISSRQLVCSKEGFNPRPDQHKPKRHRIVSRVGCKAHLTVKKQSSGKWAITKFVKDHNHELVPPDQVHLLRSHRHVSGPARSLIDTLQAAGLGATRVMSVLIKQSGGVNNVGFTKSDCQNYMNQTRQRTLGSGAHYIFEYLKHKQAEDSNFFYAVQGGPSGNIFWADSTSRRNYAYFGDTVTFDTTYRTHRYRVPFAPFIGVNHHCQPVLFGCALLLNESESSFIWLFQNWLAAMSSRHPVSITTDHDRIIRSAIADVFPGARHRFCKSNIFRQVQERLSHSLHSFPTFEAEFQKCVNLTEIIEEFEVCWGSLLGRYNLKDDEWLQSMYDARQHWVPVYLRDTFFGETSIAKTSDSTNSFFDGYIDASTNIHVLMSQYEKATASRHEKEVKAEYDTINIAPILKTPSPMEKQAANIYTSEIFLMFQQELIETLAYPATVINDTGSDVMYQVAKFGEDHKVYYVKYNVIEKKASCSCQLFDFSGILCRHILAVFRVKNVLRFPSHYVLKRWTRKAKSDVVLDEDELGLPSSHNESFTDRFEKLSLEATKYVKEGVDSKNVYQVAMDALHEASKKVAAATCGTPSLPQSLDMNKAKEFNLNGNQADCDDPCLVNQDEKIQELTNAVVNATEICEAYRAKLLSILRDMEEQKLRISLKVQSTRLNRMT, translated from the exons ATGGAATCTGAACCCTTAAATTTGGAAAATGATGGATTGGAGTTCGATGTGGGTTCTggcgaagaagaagaagaagaagatgattgTGGCTTGGATTTAGGACCTTGTTCGGACAAGAGTGAACCCTACGAGGGCATGGAATTCGAATCTGAGCAGGCTGCTCGCATCTTCTACAATTCCTATGCTCGCAGAGTTGGCTTTGGCACTCGTGTCAGCGCTTATCGCCGTTCACGTCGTGATAACTCTATTAGTAGCCGTCAATTGGTCTGTTCCAAAGAGGGTTTTAACCCTAGGCCTGATCAACACAAACCCAAGCGACACCGCATTGTCTCTAGGGTCGGCTGTAAAGCTCACTTGACTGTCAAGAAACAGTCTTCTGGTAAGTGGGCTATTACTAAATTCGTCAAAGACCACAATCATGAGCTTGTGCCCCCTGATCAAGTCCACTTGCTTCGATCACATAGGCATGTTTCTGGTCCTGCCCGCAGCTTGATTGACACCCTCCAAGCTGCTGGTTTGGGCGCTACTCGCGTAATGTCTGTACTAATTAAGCAATCCGGTGGGGTTAATAATGTTGGTTTCACTAAATCTGATTGCCAGAATTATATGAACCAAACCAGGCAGAGGACTCTAGGGAGTGGTGCTCACTATATCTTTGAGTATTTGAAGCACAAGCAGGCTGAGGATTCCAATTTCTTTTATGCTGTTCAAGGTGGTCCATCCGGGAACATCTTTTGGGCCGACTCAACCTCCAGAAGGAATTATGCTTATTTTGGAGATACGGTTACATTTGACACCACTTATAGGACTCACCGATACCGGGTGCCCTTTGCCCCATTTATAGGAGTAAACCATCATTGCCAACCAGTTCTATTTGGCTGTGCCCTGCTTCTCAATGAATCGGAGTCATCATTCATCTGGCTATTCCAAAATTGGCTTGCTGCAATGTCTAGTCGCCATCCTGTTTCTATAACTACAGATCATGATAGGATCATCAGATCAGCCATTGCAGATGTATTTCCAGGCGCTCGTCACCGCTTCTGCAAATCCAATATTTTTAGACAAGTACAGGAGAGGCTCTCACATTCACTCCACTCATTTCCCACCTTTGAAGCAGAATTCCAGAAATGTGTCAATTTGACTGAGATAATTGAGGAGTTTGAAGTATGCTGGGGATCCCTACTTGGAAGATACAATCTCAAAGATGATGAATGGCTCCAGTCAATGTACGATGCTCGACAACATTGGGTTCCAGTTTACCTTCGAGATACATTCTTTGGGGAGACATCTATTGCTAAAACTAGTGATAGTACAAATTCATTCTTCGATGGATATATAGATGCATCGACTAACATTCACGTCCTAATGAGTCAGTATGAAAAAGCTACTGCAAGCAGGCATGAGAAGGAGGTGAAGGCAGAGTATGATACCATAAATATTGCTCCTATTTTGAAGACCCCATCTCCTATGGAAAAACAAGCAGCTAACATTTATACTTCGGAAATATTTTTGATGTTCCAACAAGAACTAATCGAGACTCTGGCTTATCCTGCAACTGTAATTAATGATACAGGATCAGATGTAATGTATCAAGTGGCAAAGTTTGGAGAGGACCATAAAGTTTATTATGTTAAATATAATGTCATTGAGAAGAAAGCTAGCTGTAGTTGCCAATTGTTTGACTTTTCAGGTATTCTTTGTAGGCACATTTTAGCTGTTTTTAGAGTGAAAAATGTTCTGAGGTTTCCATCTCATTATGTACTGAAACGTTGGACCAGAAAAGCCAAGAGCGATGTTGTTTTAGATGAAGACGAACTTGGGTTGCCAAGTAGTCATAATGAGTCCTTCACTGATCGCTTTGAAAAGTTAAGCCTAGAAGCAACTAAATATGTCAAAGAAGGAGTGGATTCGAAAAATGTGTACCAAGTTGCTATGGACGCTCTACATGAAGCTTCCAAGAAGGTTGCAGCTGCAACGTGCGGTACTCCATCACTACCACAGAGCTTAGACATGAACAAAGCAAAGGAATTCAACTTGAATGGAAATCAAGCTGATTGTGATGATCCCTGCTTGGTg AATCAAGACGAGAAAATTCAGGAATTAACAAATGCTGTGGTAAATGCAACTGAGATCTGTGAAGCCTATCGAGCAAAATTGTTGAGTATTTTGAGAGACATGGAGGAGCAGAAGCTGAGAATATCTTTGAAGGTACAGAGTACGAGGCTTAATCGAATGACTTGA
- the LOC132045334 gene encoding mogroside IE synthase-like: MEQERVEKAHHIVVLADQGQGHINPMLQFSKRLASKGIKITVATTLSNAKAMKAALSDSMISLESIYDDCSEGGVVGPGGFRGFLDRFQTRGSTNLTKFILDQEQTEHPVKCLVYDANIPWASKITTQSGIAGAAFFTQSCASAATYYPMYCEVFEKTPLFMPSFPFMTGLPKLRFPNLPSLGSSTGRYPPIIMHMLGQFDNFEKADWVLFNSFDKLEEEVVNWMKKLWNAVTIGPTLPSFYLDKRVENDSEYGFNIHQPNSSNCMEWLDNKKTGSVVYVSFGSAANLSADQITEVADSLRQSNIMFLWVVKPYEQSKLSSDFIKETSEKGLIVTWCSQLAVLAHHAVGCFVSHCGWNSTLEAISFGVPIVAMPQILDQTINAHFLEKVWGVGLIAKANDGVTASEEIHRCIREVLEGERGQEIRKCITSLKELAKEAIDTSGSSDKHIDEFISQLDPAYFRHRSN; encoded by the exons ATGGAGCAAGAAAGAGTTGAGAAAGCACATCATATTGTGGTGCTGGCAGATCAGGGACAGGGCCATATTAACCCAATGCTCCAATTCTCAAAACGCCTGGCTTCCAAAGGAATCAAAATTACTGTAGCCACCACGCTCTCTAATGCCAAGGCCATGAAAGCTGCTTTATCGGACTCCATGATCTCTTTGGAATCCATTTACGATGATTGCTCTGAGGGCGGGGTGGTTGGTCCTGGAGGTTTCAGAGGATTTCTAGATAGATTCCAGACCCGTGGCTCAACAAACCTCACTAAATTCATCTTGGATCAAGAACAAACTGAACACCCTGTTAAGTGCCTTGTTTATGATGCTAACATTCCCTGGGCTTCCAAGATAACAACTCAATCGGGCATAGCTGGCGCTGCCTTTTTCACTCAGTCATGTGCTAGTGCTGCTACCTACTATCCCATGTATTGTGAGGTGTTTGAAAAGACTCCTCTTTTCATGCCTAGTTTTCCATTCATGACAGGATTGCCAAAACTCAGGTTTCCGAATCTGCCATCTCTTGGTTCCAGCACTGGTCGGTATCCCCCAATAATCATGCACATGCTTGGCCAGTTTGACAACTTTGAAAAGGCAGACTGGGTCCTCTTTAACTCCTTCGATAAGTTGGAAGAAGAG GTTGTCAATTGGATGAAGAAGCTTTGGAATGCAGTAACGATAGGTCCAACTTTGCCATCATTTTATCTTGACAAACGAGTTGAAAATGATAGTGAGTACGGCTTCAATATTCATCAGCCAAATTCTAGCAACTGTATGGAGTGGCTTGACAACAAGAAGACTGGTTCAGTCGTCTACGTCTCTTTTGGCAGTGCAGCAAATTTGAGTGCAGACCAAATAACAGAAGTAGCTGATTCTCTCAGGCAAAGCAACATTATGTTCTTATGGGTGGTGAAACCTTATGAACAGAGTAAGCTTTCAAGTGATTTCATCAAAGAGACATCAGAAAAGGGATTGATTGTGACATGGTGCTCGCAGTTAGCAGTACTAGCACATCATGCAGTGGGCTGCTTCGTATCACACTGTGGATGGAACTCAACCTTAGAAGCAATAAGCTTTGGTGTGCCTATAGTTGCAATGCCTCAGATTTTAGACCAAACAATCAATGCGCATTTTCTGGAGAAAGTTTGGGGGGTGGGTTTGATAGCTAAAGCAAATGATGGTGTTACTGCGAGTGAGGAGATACACAGGTGCATCAGGGAAGTTTTAGAAGGAGAGAGAGGACAAGAAATTAGAAAGTGTATTACTAGCTTGAAGGAGTTGGCTAAGGAGGCAATTGACACGAGTGGAAGTTCAGACAAACATATTGATGAGTTCATTTCACAGCTTGATCCAGCCTACTTCAGACATAGATCAAACTAA
- the LOC132045364 gene encoding uncharacterized protein LOC132045364: MADGSTPCRVFRGIPNFVQNFVNAPSFDLCIIQDEEDFAGSVARMVAESSIKMRHDPVSMETMDEEGSKSIKRKEVVHPSNSKSPAPSTEKRRKVIDGSSVSKGKNVVEDGPSKELESNFFVKDAPTHPVHMSCYTNTEVFKQLKDKLTDKQYKMFGETCFGVFFRMQHCDVQAQILRCCMVKELMESTPDAFLIDINDKELRFSIREFALITGLKCIGDENAFPFNRKGKNRLLEKYFGGSKNVPYKAALMECFKDKNWGLNDADAVKIAILYFIHTYILSNEKKVIKIPRLHFELVEIGRYADYPWGKKPFTELVKSMTHKMNSEKKFYRLHGMPFAMQIWLYECCSHVDETLAVKSGNDIPRMLNWRTVESQPTFKDLMDGMFKEDNSPEMCTFDNIVPTVNEVACL, encoded by the exons ATGGCGGACGGAAGCACTCCATGCAGAGTCTTTAGAGGTATACCCAATTTTGTACAGAATTTTGTTAATGCTCCATCTTTTGATTTGTGTATAATACAAGATGAAGAAGATTTTGCAGGCTCAGTTGCTAGAATGGTTGCAGAGAGTAGTATTAAGATGCGACATGACCCTGTAAGTATGGAAACAATGGATGAGGAAGGTTCAAAATCTATCAAACGAAAAGAGGTCGTTCATCCATCGAATTCCAAATCCCCCGCACCAAGTACTGAAAAGCGAAGAAAAGTCATCGATGGCAGTTCAGTTAGCAAGGGCAAAAATGTTGTTGAAGATGGACCTTCCAAAGAATTGGAG AGTAACTTCTTTGTGAAAGATGCTCCTACTCACCCGGTGCACATGAGTTGTTACACCAATACAGAAGTATTTAAACAACTAAAGGACAAACTTACTGACAAGCAGTACAAAATGTTTGGGGAAACTTGCTTTGGTGTATTCTTTCGGATGCAACACTGTGACGTTCAAGCTCAGATCCTGAGGTGTTGCATGGTGAAAGAGCTTATGGAAAGTACTCCAGATGCATTTTTAATTGATATCAATGATAAGGAATTGCGGTTTTCTATCAGGGAATTTGCACTCATAACTGGGTTGAAGTGCATTGGCGATGAGAATGCTTTCCCATTTAACCGAAAAGGAAAAAACAGACTTTTGGAGAAATATTTTGGTGGTTCTAAAAACGTGCCTTACAAGGCAGCTTTGATGGAATGTTTCAAAGACAAAAACTGGGGCCTCAATGATGCCGATGCCGTTAAGATTGCGATATTGTATTTCATACATACTTACATTTTGTCCAATGAGAAGAAGGTTATAAAGATACCAAGGCTACATTTTGAGTTGGTAGAGATCGGAAGATACGCAGATTACCCATGGGGTAAGAAACCATTCACAGAGTTGGTTAAAAGTATGACACACAAGATGAATTCGGAGAAAAAGTTTTATAGGCTTCACGGAATGCCCTTTGCGATGCAAATTTGGTTATACGAGTGCTGTTCACATGTTGATGAGACTCTTGCAGTCAAGTCGGGCAACGACATCCCTAGAATGCTAAATTGGAGGACCGTAGAAAGCCAACCAACTTTCAAAGATCTGATGGATGGCATGTTTAAAGAAGATAACAGCCCG GAGATGTGTACTTTTGATAATATAGTGCCGACGGTTAATGAGGTTGCCTGCCTTTAA